The genomic region CCTGTGGAGGCTATCGATGCGCCCAGGTTTTTGTGGGATAGGAAGTCGTTAATCATCGAGGAGGGTTACGAAGTAACGGGCCTAACGGAGCTCCACCAAGTAATTAGGTACCCTGGGAGAACAGGCGTGGCAAGCATAGCCGCGTTTCTCGATAATGGTAGGAAACTGCTCTATGCCGATATACGTGGGGATGGGTTAGCCCTCGGTCAATAACATTACGTTTATTACTATGGGTAATGGGCGTATAGGAAATCCTTATAAATAGGATGCATATCCTATCACCGTATGTCGAGAGGCATCTCAAAAGCGTTAATTGTGGGGATAGTCGTAATAATCGCCGTGATAATAATAGCCCTATACTACGTACTTCAACCCCACGTATTAAGGCAGGGCATGCCTAACGCCGGTGTTAATTACCCAATAACGGTAGTTGATTATTTAGGTCGTAACATCACGATCTACTCACAACCAAGCACCATAGGTACCATAAGCCCTGACTGTACACAGATAATATATGCACTCGGCTTTGGCAATAGGGTTGTCCTAATCGATGTTTACTCCGAGCAACTACTTAATTACTTAAACATCACAGTACCAAGTAATGCCACCACTATTAGCTCAATATATGAGTCACCACCGATAGAACCAATAATAACCGCACACCCGTCATTACTCTGCGCAGATGCTGGTTTCCAGCCACAGCTCGTGCAGAGCGTTAGTACGTTAAGCGCGGCTAACATTACCGTGATATTCATAGGCGGTACGGACAATACTAATGTGACTGGCATAGAAAATGACATAATGCTAATGGCCAAGGCACTCGGTGTTCCAGGTAAGGGTGAGGAGGTGGTAAGTCATATGAATAATGTCATAAATTACGTAAAGAGTAAGGTCTCAGGTGAGTCTAGGGTAACCGTAGCCTACATATCGTGGTATAACCCAATCTATGTCGCAGGTAACTCCTCATTCGTTGGTTACTACATTAACTTAGCCGGTGGTTATGACCCATTCAGTGGGATGTACCCCACGGTTAGCCCAAGCCAACTATTAGCCGTTAACCCCGACTATATAATAGCCGATGATTTCATGGGCAACTACACAGCCACCCTTCAGGCAATACTCTCAATACCTGGAATAAACAATACCAACGCCGTCAGAGAGGGCCATATATACGTGCTTGGGAATTTTGCGGAGAGTTTAATTGAGGAGCCTGGGCCTCTTTCCGTATATGGCGCCTTATTACTCGCCGTCATACTCCACCCAAGCGCCTTTGGTCTTAACTCAACTGCCATACCGCATTACATAAGTGCCCAATGGGTTGATCAATACATTAAGCCAAACCTAAACATTACATTGAGTAATGGGTGATGGCAACGATAAGTAACCCCACCATAAAATTCATATGGGCTTTCATCCCATTATTATTGATAGGTATTGTTCTAAATCTAATCATTGGTGAAGTTACGATTCCATTAAAGGCGCTGATTGATCCAACAAATACGTATAGAATCATAATAATGGATATTAGATTGCCCGAGGTACTTGCATGTATCGTGGTTGGTATTGACCTAACGGTTGCTGGTGCCGTTATGCAGGCGGTGTTTAGAAACCCACTTGCAGAGCCTTACGTAACCGGCACGGCATCCGGAGCATTACTTGGCGCATTGCTTGGCTTATTAGCATACGCATTATTCAAGGCTAACCTACCCTCGCCGATAATAGTAATTCCAGTCCTATCATTCCTAGGCGCCCTATTGGCCACGACTATTGTGGTGACCTTTGGCAGGGGATATTGGCTATCCCTCATCCTAGCCGGCATTGCCGTTTCAATAATGTTCTCCTCAATCGTAATGATACTAGACACGTACTTACTAACCCTAATCCCAACACTACCCGCCGTTATCTACCTACTATTTGGTACAGTGAGCGGTGTTAATTGGAGTGAGGATGTCGTAATGCTTGGCGTGAGCCTGCCAATCCTGGCATACATTGTTATGAGTGGCCGTGAAATTAATCTATTAATGATTAGTGACGAAATAGCCCAGGCCAGTGGCGTGAGCCCTAGGGCGTTTAGAAACCTACTAATTACGTTAGTTGGGCTATTAACCGCGGTGACGGTATCGTTTACAGGTATCATAGGCTTCGTAGGGCTCATGACGCCCCATTTAACCCGGCTATTAATATCAAGCTCCGATAATTCGAGGGTCATACCCCTATCAATGATTTCAGGCTCCACGATAATGCTCTACGCAAATGTCGTTAGTAAGGTAATGATTCCCGGCGTTATAATGCCCATAACCGCAATAACCAGTCTCTTTGGTGTCCCGGTATTGCTAATATTGCTCAGGGGTGGTCGTAATGAGTAGTTTCATAGTTAGGTTCGTGAATGCGGAGATTGGTTATGATAGCCCAATAATTAAGGACATCGTATTAAACATACCTAGGCCTAGCCTAACAACGTTACTTGGTCCCAATGGGTCTGGAAAGACCACGTTACTTAGAGCGATGATAAAGTATGCGAAGGTCTTTGGTGGTTACGTATACATTGATGATAGGGATATTAATGAATTATCCATTAAGGATCTGCCTAAGTACGTATCTTACTCACCGGCAGAGATTTACTCACAGATGGGATTGACAGTCCTTGATGTTGTCATGAGTTCACGAAATGGTGATGGTTGGGTAGGTAAGGACGACGCGTTCATGGTTCTTAAACGTCTCGGCATAGATAATATTGCCAATAGGAGATTTGATGAGTTGAGTACAGGTCAGAAGAGGCTTGTATTGATAGCGAGGGCGTTGGCATCTAAGGCGCCGTTAATATTAATGGATGAACCAACAACAAACCTAGACCTTAGTAATAAGTATAGGGTGATTGCAGTGCTAAGGAGGATTGTAAATGAAGGGATTACAGTGATAGCCGCTGGTCATGACATAGACCTAGCGCTTGCCAGTGATTGGGTTGTGGCTATAAGAAATGGGGAGATTCTTGCCGTGGGTTCGCCTGAGGAGGTAATTAGTGATGGGATTTTAAGTGAGCTGTACGGCATTAATGTGAGGGTTGTTAGTGTTGATGGGCATAAACTTGTCTATGTTAGTGATGGTCACGTCTAATTATTCTTACTAGCTATATTTATTGCTATTATTCCTATTGAAGCACTAAGAAAAATTTATTTATAACGTGTTTAGGTAATCGCCGCTATGTTTGGATGGGGTGGACGTATATTAAGGATTGATCTCTCTAGGAAAAAATTCATCGTGCAGCAGTTAGACCCATCCCTTGCACAGAATTACATTGGTGGCAGGGGCTTTGCGGTAAAGACGCTTTGGGACGAGCTACCGCCTGGCATCGACCCATTAAGTCCATTAAATAAGTTAATACTGGCTGTTGGTCCATTGACGGCGTTACCAATACCCAATAGCGGTAAGTTGCTCGTGGCTGCTAAGAGTCCATTAACAAGTGGTTATGGGGATGGCAATGTCGGTACATGGTTAGCGGTTCACATGAGGAAGGCTGGGCTCGATATGATAATAATTGAGGGTAAGGCCGAGAGACCCACGTACCTATACATCGAGAATAGGGGCGACGAGTTTAGGGTCGATTTTAATAGTGCTGAGGATTTATGGGGTCTTGACACGTTCACCACGGAGGATAAGCTGAAGAGGGTTCACGGTAGTGACGTTGGCATGGTCTTGATAGGGCCTGCTGGTGAAAGGCTCGTGAGGTTTGCAACGATTGTTGCTCAGAAGGGCCGTAGTGGTGGTAGGCCTGGCATGGGGGCCGTCATGGGTAGTAAGAACCTGAAGGCGGTGGTGATGAGGGGTCACGGTGACATTAAGGTCGCGGACCCGGTGCTTAGGAAGATTGGTGTTGATGCGATAGTGGCCACGAAGTCTAAGCCGAACTACCCATTCTGGATGAGGCAGGGAACCACGTCAACCGTTGAATGGGCGCAGGAGGCCAGTGTATTACCGACGTATAACTATACCGAGGGTCAATTTGATGAGTATGAGAAGATTGGCGGGTTCTCAGTTGAGAGGAGTAAGGTCATGAC from Vulcanisaeta distributa DSM 14429 harbors:
- a CDS encoding ABC transporter substrate-binding protein, whose product is MSRGISKALIVGIVVIIAVIIIALYYVLQPHVLRQGMPNAGVNYPITVVDYLGRNITIYSQPSTIGTISPDCTQIIYALGFGNRVVLIDVYSEQLLNYLNITVPSNATTISSIYESPPIEPIITAHPSLLCADAGFQPQLVQSVSTLSAANITVIFIGGTDNTNVTGIENDIMLMAKALGVPGKGEEVVSHMNNVINYVKSKVSGESRVTVAYISWYNPIYVAGNSSFVGYYINLAGGYDPFSGMYPTVSPSQLLAVNPDYIIADDFMGNYTATLQAILSIPGINNTNAVREGHIYVLGNFAESLIEEPGPLSVYGALLLAVILHPSAFGLNSTAIPHYISAQWVDQYIKPNLNITLSNG
- a CDS encoding FecCD family ABC transporter permease, whose translation is MATISNPTIKFIWAFIPLLLIGIVLNLIIGEVTIPLKALIDPTNTYRIIIMDIRLPEVLACIVVGIDLTVAGAVMQAVFRNPLAEPYVTGTASGALLGALLGLLAYALFKANLPSPIIVIPVLSFLGALLATTIVVTFGRGYWLSLILAGIAVSIMFSSIVMILDTYLLTLIPTLPAVIYLLFGTVSGVNWSEDVVMLGVSLPILAYIVMSGREINLLMISDEIAQASGVSPRAFRNLLITLVGLLTAVTVSFTGIIGFVGLMTPHLTRLLISSSDNSRVIPLSMISGSTIMLYANVVSKVMIPGVIMPITAITSLFGVPVLLILLRGGRNE
- a CDS encoding ABC transporter ATP-binding protein; the protein is MSSFIVRFVNAEIGYDSPIIKDIVLNIPRPSLTTLLGPNGSGKTTLLRAMIKYAKVFGGYVYIDDRDINELSIKDLPKYVSYSPAEIYSQMGLTVLDVVMSSRNGDGWVGKDDAFMVLKRLGIDNIANRRFDELSTGQKRLVLIARALASKAPLILMDEPTTNLDLSNKYRVIAVLRRIVNEGITVIAAGHDIDLALASDWVVAIRNGEILAVGSPEEVISDGILSELYGINVRVVSVDGHKLVYVSDGHV